The genomic window TTTTTGAAGAtttggagagaacagagcaatgAGTAGGATACTTTTATCTTTAAGAAACAGACAGTGAAAACTAGTATTTGTAGGCCCCAGAAAATGTTGAAATTGGAGGCGTTCTACCACATGAATGATCAGTCTATAGCCATGTTTCAGTAAAATGGTCTCAGGAGTCCCTGGATTGTAACCCTGAACCATCTGTACttacacattataatgaatatctGAGATATTTAGGGCCTTTCTGATCCTGGGTTCTGTATGAAACTTGGTTAGTTCTGCAGAATTCTGGGCATTGATTCAAAGTTCCCtccattttaatgaataataaaCCTGTgaattgaatttaaataaaaaccacttcatgtattatttcattggCTTTGTCAAAATGCATAACATATTCttgaatgattttataaatgaaaggaaaatgagtTCATATATATAGGGGAATAATCTAAccatacatattttaaatgatatgTCATGGATATTGGTTGACTTAAGATAAGTCTGTAGATTTGCTGAAAATTGGTGGGAAACATTGTTTCAGTTATGAATGCTCTAGTGAAAACTTTTTAATCAGCAGAAGAAATAATTACAAGTTTATTGGGAAATTTCCAGGTGTATATCCCACCACATGTTGTGTGGTTATCTTTTACAATGGGATATTTGAATTAAGATTCTGTATGTGTCTGTGGATGTACCTGAAAGGCAGGTGGCAGTTCAGCATTGGTAATGGTGTTACTAGAATCCCATgcacattttgaattttatatgcACACTGCTTGTTTAGTGAGGTTATTTTGAGCATTACATTCAGGACATAGGTAAAGATAGGCCTTTATGAATTCAAATTTCTATGATGTTTTAGGAGATAGTGACCTTCAAAGATGTGGCTGTTGACTTCACCTGGGAAGAGTGGGACCTGTTAGACACGTCCCAGAGAAAGCTcttcagagaagtgatgctggagatTATCAGTCACCTCGCCTCAGTGGGTGAGACTCTCAAAATTTATCTACCATCTGTATCTATTTACCATCTATCTAACCTACCTATCTACTATCTACTGATACATTTATatcatcttccatttatttaaatatctagACCAACTTCTCCACattatataatctttatttcctcttctattatattttgtatattatgattttaatacatttatatcaTTTTATGAAACATACAACTAcctaaatgaaatttatttccttatttttatgtatatttacttcatcccaatagaatttaattttattaacaataaCATAATGTCTTTCTTGAATCTCAATTTCCAACACTCAGGGCTGAGTTGAAAACTCAATGAATACTCTTTGAATGGATAAGTAATTGACTGTGCTGAAATAAGTGTTCTGCTCCAAGCACTATGCTGAGGCTTCAGAATACCATAGTAAAAACATTGTATATATCCTTGTCCACAGAGTTTAAATTGTTCTGGTAGAATTTATGCTCACTGGAATATTTTTGAACACAATATTAAATCACTGTAGAAACATAGATTTCTACTCATTTATAATATAGAGTATTCTACAGTTTATTTGAACTTGTGCACTGGTAGCAACAACCAGTGGTCCTCACTGAAATGGGCAAAAGGTCAAAAGTTACATCTTTTTGTTGAAAAATTATCAATGATCTGAGTTCAAAGTATTGTTGTATTGCTGATCTTCATTGCTTACCTTATTTGTTGTACATGTACATCATGATCATCACTGTTACTGTCTCTACTCaaaatcaagattttaaaaatataaactggaTATCAAGTCTGTAAATCAAACATGCTTTCTCAGTTGGAACAAGAAGTGTTGAGAGAAGAAATAGGATTTCCTCAATTCCTGAGTCCTGGTGAACTCTAAGGACCTGTGCATCATTAGAAGTAGGGTCTTGTGGTAGAGTAAGTTAAAGCTTTAACTTCAGGGTTCCTTAAGTGAGTTATGATATCATCaggtttactttatttttttaagaagaaaaactttattttaaacagGTTCAGTGAAATGTATGCTACAGCAAAAGCTGATGTAGCAAATAGTTTTCATTTCCAGTGAGTTATGATGTCAGAAATGTGGCTTAGGATATTAGGGAAATTTAAGTCACATGTGCTTGCTATTCCACACACTTCTCAAGCTCTTTTCAAGTGTCTTTCACTTTAGGAAAGGGATATTCATTGGTTATTGTAATTAAATTTTCACATAATGATCTTCATCGTGGTCattttcttgaaagatttttcccactttttttttatcTCCCTGACATCCcaacttctttttttctcatattaCATGCCTGAAATCCTTTTCTGATTGTAATGTCCTATAATGTTTTCTTGTGCCTAGAGTATTCattaatttgatattctttttctgCTCATTGTGAATGCTGGAAACATACTAACAGGGATACTTAGAATGTTCCAATATTTTCATCCCCCTAGTGCTACTCTAAcaatttattctgtttttccaAATGCTACAGGCaggaaaaatacctttaaaacatggaaaatgatagaaatgataagCAACCCACGAATCTGTAGGAAGTTCACTTCTGAAATTATGTCAATGGTAAGCTTCATTGTGTAACCTTAGTATTCCAAATAGATACCAGGTATGGAATGAATTAGAAATGCAGTAAAGTCAGGACACTGTAATTAATATTGGGATTAAATGCTAATCCAGCAAATCTCTGTGAGAGTTTGAATTTAGAGGAAAATTAACCTAAACACAAATCTCAAATATGAGtttatataaaaaatgaattgcATAAACAGGTTTCACTTATAAAATCTTTGAATTatcatgaaattcaaattttatcaaATAGTTCTACAATTAGATTGCTATAATAGAAAAAATCTCCATGTATGGAGgagaataatgtatatataaaactaaCATGGGAAATATTTTAATTGGAGTCTATCACTATAGAATAAAACTAGAATTCATATAGAGGGAAATGAAGGCTTTCATGTATATGGAAAAATGTTTTACAGTCTCTCATCTAATTCCCCACAGCACAgatttcacacccaaaggaattcCTTTCATTGTAATTATTTGCAAGAAGATTCCTCTCACACAGCAACAGTGACCCAGGATGATATAATTCACAAGACAAAGAAGCAATGTTTCAGTAAACCACTTGCAGCAGTCCTCAGTGACCATTCATCTTTTAATCAACATGAGCAGATTCACcctagaaataaatcatatgaatGTCACCACAATGCTAAAACCAGTATGCATAACTCTGACTTCAGACAATACAAgggaactcacactggagaggaactccatgaatgtcatctatgttcAAAAGCCTTCAGTCAGTATTCTCatcttaaacaacatgagaggactcacactggagagaaaccccataaatgtcacATATGTGGGAAAGCATTTAGTCATTATTCTTTCCTTAAGCGTCATGAaataactcacactggagagaaaccccataaatgtcacctatgtgggaaagcattcagtcaaTATTCTTATCTTAAAGAACACAAGAaaattcacactggagaaaaaccctatgaatgtcatttaTGTAGGAAAGCCTTCAGTCGATTTTCTTatcttaaacaacatgagagaactcacactggagagaaaccccataaatgcCATCTCTGTGAGAAAGCCTTCAGTCAGTATTCTACTCTGAGAAAACATGAGCGttctcatactggagagaaactccACGAATGTcacctatgtgggaaagccttcagtcaataTTCTTACCTTAAACGTCATGAGAGAaatcacactggagagaaaccccataaatgtcacatatgtgggaaagccttcagtcagtATTCCTCCCTTGCATAtcatgagagaattcacactggagagaaaccccataaatgtcacctgtgtgggaaagcattcagtcaaTATTCTTAtcttaaaaaacacaagaaaactcatactggagagaaaccctatgaatgtcgtTTATGTAGGAAAGCCTTCAGTCGATATTCTACTCTGAGAgaacatgagaggactcacactggagagaaacctcatAAATGTCCtttctgtgggaaagccttcaagCAGTATTCTACTCTGAGACAACATGAaaggactcacactggagagaaaccccatgaatgtcatctatgtgggaaagccttcagtcaattTTCTTCCCTAAAACGTCATGAGAGAACTCAACACTGGAGAGAAACACCATGAACCATAAATGTCATCTTTAAGATGAGTTAATATTCTCATCTTAAAGAACATGAgggaattcacactggagagaaatctTATAAATGCCATCTTTGTGCAAAAGGCTTCTTTCATCATTCTTTCATTAAACCACATCAGAGAACTCAGTCTGGAAGGAAGCTATGATTGTCATCAACATGGGAAAGCCTTCAGTATATGTTTTAATCATAGAAGACATGAGAGAACTAACACTGGAAAGAAATTCCATGACTGTCATTTACATGGGAAAACCTTCAGTTGATATTCTTAtattaaacaacatgagagaacccACACTGGAAacaaaccccatgaatgtcacctGTTTGGGAAACCTTTCACTTATAGTTCTGTCCTCCAGGAACATGAGAGAATTCATGCTGGACAGAAATCATAATACCATATATATGGGAAAACCTTAATTTTTCTAGTCTTAGACAAAATGAGATTACTCAAATGAGAGAGAATTCCTGTGAATGCCAACAGTTTCAGAAAGCAGCAGTCAATATTCTTCTGAAATAAAACAACTCACACTATAAAGGTTTTGGATATGAAAGAGAATTCAGCCATAGACTTAACCTTTAAACATAGCAAAAAAACTCAGTGAAGAAATGCTTTGTTTTCAATCAGTTCAGAAGTTTCAGTAGTCATCTTTACTACTTCAGATAATCTGAGGacattcatactggagagaatcAGTATGCATGCCATCTATGTAGCAAAGCCATTAGTAGATGGTTATATGATATACCACATGAAAGAACTCATAAtgtaaatttaatgaaattgGAGAGGCTTCATCTACCTCTCTAGTAAGCTAATCTGAGAAATCACACATGAGGAATCCTGTGCCTGTACTCAATGTGAGATTATGCTGAtttctaaatctttaaattaaatgaGTGAACTCCACAACAGTGAAATACTAGATGTGTAATCACTGTGCACTATCATTCAGCCACACCTAAGTCTTGGTGTGCTAAAGAAACCTGAATTTAAGAACAACAATAATAACATGAATTAAGATGGAGAATTTGTCCTTAGGAGGCTAAAACTCCTTGAGAGATTTCCAGAAAAGTCATGGTAGAGAATGCATTCCATTAAAAATCATGGGAAATCATTTACTCAGAGATTGAGGAGGTGTGCATCAGTAATTGTGTTTCAGTGAGGGATATTGTTTAAGTGATTTGGGCAAATGATTGGGTATATGACAGCTGATTTTAGTATTATCAACAGTAGAAATGCTATAGGTTTGGGGATAGAACAATGTGTGAATTCTGTGGTTGTGGGATCTTTCCCACTCAAGTGAATATTGGTCTCTGGTTTCCTTTCTTGGTCAGTGATTAAATATCTGAAAGGGAGGAACAGATATGGTccctttgttcctgatcttagagcaGACAATATTTAACCTCAGTGGTAAAGACTTGAATCTTTATCAGTGGGCTTGAGAATCATGCACAAGCAGAGGTCCAGATCATTCCCACTGACCCTCACTAATGTCCCAGTATGTCAGATCATTCAAAAGGCACTGCAATAATTATCTTGTTAATAATCAAGTATCTAATAGATTCCAAAACCTGCAAtgctgttgctgcctcccttcacccctcctcctagcctttgttatctcccttttccagccattGCTATCCTTCCCACCAGTCctgtccacttagccaactcataatctgccccctttcttagtcaccgcctacctcatagctgcctgcacagctccgcctatccactaccgccccgtagttcatccgccccagctcctacccctcccttaacccgaccctatataatcaagtgtatttccgcaataaagtagactagctcactctcacaggctgtctccgtggtttttaccgcgcgtcccccacacctggaaaACCTAGGCCTACgtgctggcctaggggctcaccgccaagccgtggaagcccgcccggtcctcgtgggttgctaactcaaagtagcaagcCCACAgttgggggctcgtccgggatcctttccttccaccgccctccggcccctctctgctgctgctgctgctgtctacaggcgaccatttcagctctccaggtagggaccccatcgccgtcttttcttctcccactatgggcgcctctctctcctcacaccatacccctcaggttcggcttttagccgccctgcttgataccaatggagtccgagtttccctgaaacagctccaaaaatactgggacctgctactcccttttaatccgtggctcgccacctgccagctctggagcccggacacatactctcgactcatagatcgagtcacctccgccatagagcatgaaaagcggtcttttccacccggcctgctgcctgctctagtagccatacgcgcctgtctccttggtgcgccgtcagaagccatccgagacaaatcggttaagcaacccaatgactatgagcccgatgatcctggcgacacaaattctctgtctgaccagcttgccgccgctctcgagcgcgaacctccctgcccgcgctccccacggcccgcggaagccgcttcagtagctcctcaaaatagcggactttctccttcttccacctctgcccaaaatggcgcacttctggcttcttcttcacctatatccgagcccgccggcgggaacaaaggcgcttcctctcgcctttacccgccccttcctgtcccgtcatcttccggccctgccccggaaataATGCAGCCTCCATCTTCCGTTAAACCGGAAATGCCTTCTGCGCCATTTTGTCCCTCACcggacgtgacttcgccgccatcttggccggcgcccggaaatgacgtgacttcgccgccatcttggccggcgcccggaaatgacgtgacttcgccgccatcttggccggtgcccggaaatgacgtaactacaccgccatcttggcaaGCGCCCAGAAGTGATGTAACCGCTCcaccatcttgtccagcgcccaaaaatatcccaccgccagtttgttgccgccttgacactgctaagccatcattctctcatctgtttcccgctaccgttcatccctcgccaccaccgtatggcagcagccccccacctgcttctagcgaagcacattctcccgccccccagctatacccgctcaacccgctgcccacgcagcaacgccctcagacttggcttcccttcacagcagaagaag from Dasypus novemcinctus isolate mDasNov1 chromosome 12, mDasNov1.1.hap2, whole genome shotgun sequence includes these protein-coding regions:
- the LOC101422035 gene encoding zinc finger protein 596-like encodes the protein MPAEVLTMQSQEIVTFKDVAVDFTWEEWDLLDTSQRKLFREVMLEIISHLASVGRKNTFKTWKMIEMISNPRICRKFTSEIMSMHRFHTQRNSFHCNYLQEDSSHTATVTQDDIIHKTKKQCFSKPLAAVLSDHSSFNQHEQIHPRNKSYECHHNAKTSMHNSDFRQYKGTHTGEELHECHLCSKAFSQYSHLKQHERTHTGEKPHKCHICGKAFSHYSFLKRHEITHTGEKPHKCHLCGKAFSQYSYLKEHKKIHTGEKPYECHLCRKAFSRFSYLKQHERTHTGEKPHKCHLCEKAFSQYSTLRKHERSHTGEKLHECHLCGKAFSQYSYLKRHERNHTGEKPHKCHICGKAFSQYSSLAYHERIHTGEKPHKCHLCGKAFSQYSYLKKHKKTHTGEKPYECRLCRKAFSRYSTLREHERTHTGEKPHKCPFCGKAFKQYSTLRQHERTHTGEKPHECHLCGKAFSQFSSLKRHERTQHWRETP